The Bacteroidales bacterium nucleotide sequence ACAATGTATTGATTGGTTTTTTTGTTTTATATTTAAGGGCTTATTATCTAGCACTCATAAAAATAGATTCAACTTTGGTCAAGAATAATTGCTAAAATGGATTATTATAAGCATTTTAACAATCTAAAAAAAGATAATATAAATTTGGATTACCTTTATTTTAACTACAAATCAAACATAACGCTATGGAGACTATATTTGAGAATGATGTAGCTAAACTAACTTACGAAGAGGAACTTAAAGTTTTAACAATTACTTGGACAAATAAGAAAATGACATTTGAGGAATATCAGATGCCTTTTAAGTTAGCACTTGAATTCATGACTAAGAAACCAGTCATAAATTATATTTCGGATATAAGAAATCAAGGAATTGTATCTCCCGATTATAGAAAATGGCTGCAAGAAACTGCCTTGCCAGAGGCAGCAAAAGCAGGTTTGAAGAGAGTTGTGGGCGTTGCAAGTGTAAATGTTTTTAAGCAATATTATATCAATAATGTTTTTCAATCAGCAAAAAAATTTGGAATACCTTTTAAAATGTTTAATAATATTGAAGATGCCAAAAAATGGTTTAGAGAGTTTGAGAAGTAGGTTTGTAAGGGTATAGAGTATTAGTAAATCATTTTTATCAAAAAAGTTAATTCAGAAATATTAATAAGCCATATACTATGATAAATATAGTGTTTGCTCTTTAATTGAGTGTGATATATAATACCCATTTTTCATTTAATATTTACATCTTATTGAAAGTTGGTAAAATGTAATTAATCCATCATTTTTGCAGTAATATCAGCAATAATCTTTCAATTGGAGTGAAAGGATCAACACTTGATCAAAATATCTTTTCTAAAGAGAAATTTTGCAAAATATCAACATATTAGATGATTTGTCACATCTAATTAATTGACTACATAGTATCCTAATTAATTGATATTTGCATATAAGCGGTGTAAGTTTATATGAAATTTTTTAAATCCCTTCCAATATGCCGCAGCACATTAAACGCTTAATCATCACATTTGTAGTTTTTATAGCCCTGTTCCTGATAATGCAACAAATTCTAAGACCTAAATCATTTGGAGAGTTAGGACATTATCGTTCAAATGCAATTAGTGAGAATATTGCAAAGGAATTGTACTATGCTGGATCGATTAACTGCTCTCAATGTCATGAAACTGAAAGGACTGAAAAAGCCGATGGGTTACACTCATCACTTAAATGTGAAGTTTGCCATGGTCCCGGTTTAAAACATGCTCTTTATGCCGATAAATTTAAAGGAGGTTCATTACCAGATTCGCTCAAACTTCAAAAGCCAAATGAACGAAAAGATTGTGCTTTATGTCACCAAAGGAATGCTGCTCGAATAAAGATTTTGTTCGATACTATTGATAATACTTTAATACATCAGGTAGATGTATTGAAACACAAACTATTAGATAAGAAAACTAAAGTAGAGATGAAATGTATTGAATGCCATAATCCTCATCAACCATGAAAAAAGATAAATCAGACTTATCTAGGAGAAATTTCTTTAAAACTGGAGCAATCATTGCAGGTGGGATTACTGCTACATTAGCCCTTTCCTCAGTTAATGGATTGCTTTTTGCAAGTGAACCGCCAAAAAGAAAAGGCAAGTGGTACGGAATAGGCATTGATATTAATAAATGTATTGGATGTGGAAAATGTGCAAATGCATGTAAACTGGAAAATAATGTACCTCAAGAACCATTCTATTTCCGTTCATGGGTAGAGCAGTATACTATTAACAATGATGGAACAATAAAAGTAGAATCACCCAATGGGGGTATTAACGGTTTCCAACAATCAATCCCCGATGAAGATATATTCAAATCGTTTTTTGTTCCTAAAATGTGCAACCATTGCTCCAAATCACCTTGTACACAGGTTTGTCCAGTTGGTGCAACATTCGAAACACCTGAAGGTATTGTTTTAGTTGATGAGAAATACTGCATTGGATGCGGATATTGTATTCAAGCATGTCCTTATGGTTGTCGTTATAAACACCCAGAAAAAGGTACAACTGATAAATGTACTTTATGTATACATCGACTTAAAAAAGGTTTGCAACCTGCATGCTTTGAGATTTGTCCAACTCAGGCCAGAATTTATGGCGATTTAAACGATCCCCTGAGTAATATTAATTATTTCTTGAAAAATCATACTTGCATGGTCATTAAGCCGCATTTAAATACTGGTTCAAAATTATTCTATAACGCTTTAAGCCCTGAGGTAAGATAATATGGAACAACACTATCAGAACCTACATGAAGTTCTTTCGCAGGTAGTTGGATATATCTATCCAAATGAAATTGAACTTAACTGGAGTATCCTCATAGTACTTTACCCTTATATTACAGGATTGGTTGCAGGAGCATTTATTCTTGCCTCGCTGGAGCGAATTTTTAAAGTACATATACTCAAGCCAACCTATGTGTTAGCATTGCTTACGGCATTATCATTCCTTTTAGTTGCAACGATGCCATTAATCAGTCACCTTGGCAAGCCATTTAGGGCGTATGAAATAATGATTACACCTCATATAAGCTCTGCAATGGCCATCTTTGGATTTGTTTACTTATGGTATTTGATGGTTGTTCTTGTGCTCGAAATCTGGTTTGATTACCGTCGTGATCTGGTTTTATGGGCTAATGAGACAACAGGATTTAAACGATTCTTATACAAAACGCTTGCACTCTGGTCAACTGATATCTCGCCAAAAGCAATTGCTTTAGATAATAAGATTGGG carries:
- a CDS encoding 4Fe-4S dicluster domain-containing protein, which translates into the protein MKKDKSDLSRRNFFKTGAIIAGGITATLALSSVNGLLFASEPPKRKGKWYGIGIDINKCIGCGKCANACKLENNVPQEPFYFRSWVEQYTINNDGTIKVESPNGGINGFQQSIPDEDIFKSFFVPKMCNHCSKSPCTQVCPVGATFETPEGIVLVDEKYCIGCGYCIQACPYGCRYKHPEKGTTDKCTLCIHRLKKGLQPACFEICPTQARIYGDLNDPLSNINYFLKNHTCMVIKPHLNTGSKLFYNALSPEVR